The sequence TGCTTCGCAGGCAGGATCAAGACTGTTCGGGACACCCCTGTTTTGGGGTGGTAGTTCAAGAATCTCTCCTCATCAGAATGGCGTTGTCAGTTGGTGATCGGCTCAAGATTGGACAAGCGCAGTTTATGATCACGGGTATCGTGAGAACGGAACCGGATCGCATGGCCAATGCCTTCAGTTTGGGCCCTCGCGTCCTGATGTCGCAAGAGGGACTTCGCTCCGCGGAACTGGTTAAGGTGGGCAGTAGGATTCGTGAACGGTTCCTGTTAAAAGTTCCGAGTAGAATGCCTCCCGAACCTCTGCGATACGAACTACGTGGACGCCTAGCACCCGACTCTGCCCGCGTGTCGACTTACCGTGAGGCGCAGCCGCAACTAAAGCAGTCCTTGGAACAATTGACCCGCTACCTGGGGTTGATCGGGCTGACCGCCCTGTTTGTAGGAGGGCTTGGAGTTGCAACCTCAGTTCATGCCTTTGTGCGGGAAAAGCTGAACACGATCGCGATTCTGAAGACGGTCGGTGCGGATTCCCAAACCATCGTGCTGACCTATGGATTACAGGCCCTGATACTAGGCCTGGTCGGAAGCCTCGCCGGCTTGCTCATCGGCATGGTCCTCCACCTGGGACTTCCCTGGGTGATTGCCGCTGTCATGGCTTCGGATCTTCTTGACCAATTGGGGTTCGCGGGCGGTGGGATGGGTCTTTCGCTCCCTCCATTGTTGAAGGGATTGGCCTTGGGCATGCTCTCGACCTTGCTCTTTACCCTTTGGCCGTTGCTGACAATCCGTGAAGTGAAACCCGCGCGGATCTTTCGTCGTGAGATTGCTTCCTCCACCCCAATGTCCAGTTCGGAACGAACCAGCTGGTGGAACTCTTGGCGTGATCTTGACCCGATCAAGCTGGTCGTGGGGATTGGAATCGGTCTCGGATTGTCGCTCTTATCCATCTGGCAAGCAGCGTCGTGGACGGTCGGACTTTTGTTTATCCTGGCGTTTGCAGCTGCCGTGCTGCTTTTAGGAGCGTCGGCCCGCGCTGCCCTTTTCGCGGTCAAGAAGTGGCCGCGTCCCCAAGAGTTGGCGCTTCGCCAGGCAGTGGGGAACGTGATTCGGCCTGGCAGTCAGGCGGTAAGCATCACCATCGCCATTGGCATCGGCGTGATGGTCGTGACGACCGTCTCGCTTGTCGAACGGTCCTTACTCGCGCAGGTGGGCGAGAATCGCCCGACAGACTCTCCGACCTTTTTCTTCATCGACATTCAGCCAGACCAGGCACAAGGAATGGTGCGTCTCCTGCGCCAACGATCCGGTGACCCAACTCCTCAGTTGACCCCATTGGTCCGCTCACGACTGTCTGCCGTGAAGGGCGAGCCCGTGACGTTTGAACCGATGTCGGAGCAAGAAGAGCAGAGTGAAAAAGTAGCCCAGAAAGAAGAACGTCGGAGGAAGTGGTTCCTGACACGAGAGTATGTCCTGACGTTCCTTCAAAATCTGCCCAAAGACAACAAGGTCGTTCAGGGCGAATGGTGGAAACCGGAGCAAGCGTTGTCCAAGCCGCTGATTTCGATCGAGGAGGACGCCGCGAGGCAACTCGGTGTTACCCTTGGCGATACGATTGAACTCGACATCCAAGGCGCATCCATCACGGGTGAGATCAGTAGCATTCGATCGGTAGAGTGGGGCAACTTTTCCACAAACTTCTTCATGATTGTTTCTCCTGGTGCGCTTGAAGGAGCGCCGCATACCTATGTGGCTACCGTTCGTGTGGCGCCATCAGACGAAGTGCCTCTCCAGCAAGCAGTCGTTGGGTCTTTCCCGAATGTTACGGCGATCAATATCGGCGACGTGCTCGACAGCTTTGCTCGGGTTCTGGATCG is a genomic window of Candidatus Nitrospira kreftii containing:
- a CDS encoding hypothetical protein (conserved membrane protein of unknown function) is translated as MTGFLVKMAWRETRAAWRHFLYFLVCIAIGVGALTGVSLFGTQVERTVTKEARGLLGGDLEIRLSRPISPQGQEVLDSLGMRGIEHTHVSELIAMAARTDPSSGGQSTQIVELKAVEAQYPLYGSLRFEPDTKLGELLRRQDQDCSGHPCFGVVVQESLLIRMALSVGDRLKIGQAQFMITGIVRTEPDRMANAFSLGPRVLMSQEGLRSAELVKVGSRIRERFLLKVPSRMPPEPLRYELRGRLAPDSARVSTYREAQPQLKQSLEQLTRYLGLIGLTALFVGGLGVATSVHAFVREKLNTIAILKTVGADSQTIVLTYGLQALILGLVGSLAGLLIGMVLHLGLPWVIAAVMASDLLDQLGFAGGGMGLSLPPLLKGLALGMLSTLLFTLWPLLTIREVKPARIFRREIASSTPMSSSERTSWWNSWRDLDPIKLVVGIGIGLGLSLLSIWQAASWTVGLLFILAFAAAVLLLGASARAALFAVKKWPRPQELALRQAVGNVIRPGSQAVSITIAIGIGVMVVTTVSLVERSLLAQVGENRPTDSPTFFFIDIQPDQAQGMVRLLRQRSGDPTPQLTPLVRSRLSAVKGEPVTFEPMSEQEEQSEKVAQKEERRRKWFLTREYVLTFLQNLPKDNKVVQGEWWKPEQALSKPLISIEEDAARQLGVTLGDTIELDIQGASITGEISSIRSVEWGNFSTNFFMIVSPGALEGAPHTYVATVRVAPSDEVPLQQAVVGSFPNVTAINIGDVLDSFARVLDRLSLAIRAVALFCVLSGGLVMAAALAATRYRRLYESVILKALGATRGLIARSFALEYAMLGALGGLLGIMLASALSWAVLKTVFDLSWKLQPGVLAMGFIATVTLTLLVGFLSTYRILGHPPLAVLRQE